A stretch of the Mycolicibacterium celeriflavum genome encodes the following:
- a CDS encoding histidine phosphatase family protein, with the protein MQLLIIRHALPLRSEPGRGSDPDLSEEGVEQAKRLPDALARFPISRLVSSPQRRAIQTAQPVADALGLQIGVDDRLAEYDRDLSHYTPVEEISEEDMRRLANGELPSGVDQSAFLTRVKAGVADIVRAADREDTVALFSHGGVINALVHDVMCTERLLCVQVDYAGITRLLWSSSRETFFVAGVNATEHVWDLLPRNQQW; encoded by the coding sequence GTGCAGTTGCTCATCATCCGACACGCGCTGCCCCTGCGCAGCGAGCCCGGCCGGGGCTCCGACCCCGACCTCTCCGAAGAAGGCGTCGAACAGGCCAAACGCCTACCCGATGCGCTCGCCCGGTTTCCGATATCGCGGCTCGTCAGCAGCCCGCAGCGGCGCGCGATCCAAACGGCGCAGCCGGTCGCCGACGCCTTGGGACTCCAGATAGGCGTCGACGACCGCCTCGCCGAGTACGACCGCGACCTCTCGCACTACACCCCGGTCGAGGAGATCTCCGAGGAGGACATGCGGCGCCTGGCCAACGGCGAGCTGCCCAGCGGGGTGGACCAGTCGGCGTTTCTCACCCGCGTCAAGGCCGGGGTGGCCGACATCGTCAGGGCCGCCGACCGGGAGGACACCGTCGCGCTGTTCAGCCACGGCGGCGTCATCAACGCACTGGTCCACGACGTCATGTGCACCGAGCGCCTGCTGTGCGTACAGGTCGACTACGCGGGCATCACCCGGCTGCTGTGGTCGTCCTCGCGCGAGACGTTCTTCGTGGCGGGTGTGAACGCGACCGAGCACGTATGGGATCTGCTGCCGAGAAATCAGCAGTGGTAG
- a CDS encoding phosphotransferase family protein, giving the protein MTTSLEGLDLDALDRHLRSEGIPRSGDLRAELISGGRSNLTFLIADDESKWVLRRPPLHGLTPSAHDMAREYKVVAALQNTAVPVARAVTMRNDDSVLGAPFQMVEYVPGRVIRHTDELEALGGKDEVDACVDALIKVLADLHALDPEEVGLGDFGKPTGYLERQVKRWGGQWELVRRDINGGDERDNDVKRLHSALAEAIPPQRRSSIVHGDYRIDNTMLDATDGTKVLAVLDWEMSTLGDPISDAALMCVYRHPMFNLVHADAAWASPLIPTADELAQRYSAASGQPLDHWEFYMGLAYFKLAIIAAGIAYRGRVGGAAPDFVTMVDDAVAPLIAAGLESLKA; this is encoded by the coding sequence GTGACCACCTCCCTGGAAGGGCTCGACCTCGACGCCCTGGACCGTCACCTTCGTTCGGAGGGCATTCCGCGGTCCGGTGACCTACGCGCCGAGCTCATCTCCGGCGGCCGGTCCAACCTGACCTTCCTGATCGCCGACGATGAGTCGAAGTGGGTGCTGCGCCGCCCACCGCTGCACGGCCTGACGCCGTCGGCCCACGACATGGCTCGCGAGTACAAGGTCGTCGCCGCTCTGCAGAACACCGCCGTCCCCGTCGCCCGCGCCGTGACCATGCGCAACGACGACTCCGTGCTCGGCGCGCCGTTCCAAATGGTCGAGTACGTGCCAGGCCGCGTCATCCGCCACACCGACGAACTCGAAGCGCTCGGCGGCAAGGACGAGGTCGACGCCTGCGTGGACGCCCTGATCAAGGTGCTCGCCGACCTGCACGCGCTGGATCCCGAAGAGGTCGGCCTCGGCGACTTCGGCAAGCCCACCGGATACCTCGAACGGCAGGTCAAGCGTTGGGGTGGCCAGTGGGAGCTGGTGCGGCGCGACATCAATGGCGGGGACGAACGCGACAACGACGTCAAGCGGCTGCACTCGGCGCTGGCTGAGGCGATCCCGCCGCAGCGCCGCAGCTCGATCGTGCACGGCGACTACCGCATCGACAACACGATGCTCGACGCGACCGACGGCACCAAGGTGCTGGCGGTGCTGGACTGGGAGATGTCGACCCTCGGCGACCCGATCAGCGACGCCGCCCTGATGTGCGTCTACCGCCATCCGATGTTCAACCTGGTGCACGCCGACGCGGCGTGGGCCTCACCGCTCATCCCGACGGCCGACGAACTGGCGCAACGCTATTCGGCGGCATCCGGTCAGCCGCTGGACCACTGGGAGTTCTACATGGGGCTGGCGTACTTCAAGCTGGCGATCATCGCCGCCGGCATCGCCTACCGCGGCCGGGTGGGCGGCGCGGCGCCGGACTTCGTCACCATGGTCGACGACGCGGTGGCGCCGTTGATCGCCGCGGGACTCGAATCGCTGAAGGCTTAA
- a CDS encoding LapA family protein has translation MSTDSHGASAQHEPEPYDRPNPGPPVPPTDGEIADHTSPSIDQVRFTRAAALWSAVIGGFLILIVLLIFITQNTDSAQFAFLGWRWHLPLGVAILLAAVCGGLIASLAGAARMVQLRRAAKKNYRAALR, from the coding sequence ATGAGCACCGATTCGCATGGGGCGTCAGCGCAGCACGAGCCGGAACCCTACGATCGGCCCAACCCCGGGCCGCCGGTTCCGCCGACGGACGGCGAGATCGCCGATCACACCTCGCCGTCGATCGACCAGGTCCGCTTCACCCGCGCGGCCGCACTGTGGTCCGCGGTCATCGGGGGCTTCCTGATCCTGATCGTGTTGCTGATCTTCATCACACAGAACACCGATTCGGCTCAGTTCGCCTTCCTCGGCTGGCGGTGGCACTTGCCACTGGGCGTGGCGATCCTGCTCGCCGCGGTGTGCGGCGGACTCATCGCCTCGCTGGCCGGGGCGGCGCGCATGGTCCAGTTGCGCCGCGCCGCGAAGAAGAACTACCGAGCGGCGCTGCGTTAA
- a CDS encoding ABC transporter substrate-binding protein encodes MTVLPRRVSGPFAAAAVTFVVLLSAACGSSNPLGGGEISGDLKTIAVGSADFTESKIIAEIYAQALEANDFTVRRQFGIGSRETYIPAVQDHSIDLIPEYTGNLLQYFDEDTTATTPDAVLLALFKVLPGDLSILNPSPAQDKDTLAVTEATAQRWNLKTIGDLAEHSAEVKVGAPSEFQTRITGLVGLKDAYDLDIAPANFVAISDGGGPATVDALNSGAVTAANIFSTSPAIEQNNLVVLEDPENVFLAANVVPLVASQKKSTELKTVLDAVSAKLTTDALVALNISVEGNRGVDPDEAARKWIADNGFDKPVGN; translated from the coding sequence ATGACCGTGCTGCCGCGACGTGTGAGCGGGCCTTTCGCCGCGGCAGCGGTCACATTCGTCGTTCTGCTGAGCGCGGCCTGCGGAAGCTCCAACCCGCTCGGTGGGGGCGAGATCTCCGGTGACCTCAAGACGATCGCCGTCGGGTCGGCGGACTTCACGGAGTCGAAGATCATCGCCGAGATCTACGCCCAGGCGCTGGAAGCCAACGACTTCACCGTGCGCCGCCAGTTCGGCATCGGCAGCCGCGAGACCTACATCCCCGCCGTCCAGGACCACTCCATCGACCTGATTCCGGAGTACACCGGCAACCTGCTGCAGTACTTCGACGAAGACACCACCGCCACCACCCCCGATGCGGTGCTGCTCGCACTGTTCAAGGTGCTTCCCGGCGACCTGTCGATCCTGAACCCGTCGCCGGCGCAAGACAAGGACACCCTCGCGGTGACCGAGGCGACCGCGCAGCGGTGGAACCTCAAGACCATCGGCGATCTGGCCGAGCACTCCGCCGAGGTGAAAGTCGGTGCGCCGTCGGAGTTTCAGACGCGCATCACCGGGCTTGTCGGGCTCAAAGACGCCTATGACCTCGACATCGCACCGGCGAACTTCGTCGCCATCAGCGACGGCGGCGGCCCGGCGACCGTCGATGCCCTCAACAGCGGGGCGGTCACCGCCGCGAACATCTTCAGCACCTCACCAGCGATCGAGCAGAACAACCTCGTCGTCCTCGAGGACCCCGAGAACGTCTTCCTCGCCGCCAACGTGGTGCCGCTGGTGGCTTCGCAGAAGAAGTCGACCGAACTCAAGACCGTGCTCGACGCGGTCAGCGCGAAACTGACCACCGACGCCCTGGTGGCGCTCAACATCTCGGTCGAGGGCAACCGGGGCGTCGATCCCGACGAAGCGGCCCGAAAGTGGATTGCCGACAACGGTTTCGACAAGCCGGTGGGCAATTGA